A part of Vigna radiata var. radiata cultivar VC1973A chromosome 11, Vradiata_ver6, whole genome shotgun sequence genomic DNA contains:
- the LOC106777016 gene encoding protein DETOXIFICATION 27, with translation MPSKEDSPLREENLPLLEHHSLTDGRDQRDEQDQKLLPSFWIESKKLWHIVGPAIFSRIASYSMLVITQAFAGRLGDLELAAISIANNVVVGFDFGLLLGMASALETLCGQAFGAKKYYMLGVYMQRSWIVLFICCILLLPLYLFASPVLKLLGQPDELAELSGTVSMWMIPVHFAFAFQFPLQRFLQCQLKTAPIAWVSLVALLVHVFVSWLFVFKLEFGVIGAAATINFSWWVLTLGLFGYSVWGGCPHTWAGFSVEAFSGLWEFVKLSAASGVMLCLENWYYKILIVMTGNLENAEIAVDALSICMTINTLEMMIPLAFFAATGVRVANELGAGNGKGAKFATTVSVVTSVIIGLFFSILILILHDKIGYIFSTSKPVLDEVNNLSLLLAFTILLNSVQPILSGVAVGSGWQSYVAYINLGCYYIIGLPLGILMGWVFNLGVMGIWAGMIFGGTATQTLILSIITIRCDWEKEAESAKLRMTKWADPKHELN, from the exons ATGCCAAGCAAGGAGGATTCACcattaagagaagaaaatcTTCCACTTCTGGAACATCACTCTCTGACAGATGGAAGAGATCAAAGAGATGAACAAGACCAAAAACTGTTACCAAGCTTTTGGATCGAGTCGAAGAAGCTTTGGCACATAGTAGGCCCTGCAATTTTTAGCCGTATTGCATCCTATTCCATGTTAGTCATCACTCAAGCCTTCGCCGGCCGTCTAGGTGACCTCGAACTCGCCGCCATCTCCATTGCCAATAATGTCGTCGTTGGCTTCGACTTTGGCCTCTTG TTGGGCATGGCAAGTGCCTTGGAAACGCTATGTGGGCAAGCCTTTGGAGCAAAAAAGTACTACATGTTAGGCGTTTACATGCAGCGTTCGTGGATCGTTCTTTTCATTTGCTGTATATTGCTTTTGCCTCTGTACTTGTTTGCCTCGCCGGTGTTGAAGCTGTTGGGGCAGCCCGATGAGCTGGCGGAGTTATCAGGTACGGTGTCGATGTGGATGATACCGGTGCACTTCGCGTTTGCGTTTCAGTTTCCTCTGCAGAGGTTTTTGCAGTGCCAGCTGAAGACTGCGCCTATTGCGTGGGTGTCTCTGGTGGCGCTCTTGGTGCATGTGTTTGTGAGCTGGTTGTTCGTGTTCAAGTTGGAGTTCGGAGTTATTGGCGCTGCTGCAACCATTAACTTCTCGTGGTGGGTACTCACGTTGGGGCTCTTTGGGTACAGTGTTTGGGGTGGCTGCCCTCATACTTGGGCTGGTTTTTCAGTTGAAGCTTTCTCTGGGCTTTGGGAGTTTGTCAAACTCTCTGCTGCTTCTGGAGTCATGCTCTG CTTGGAGAATTGGTATTACAAAATTCTGATAGTGATGACCGGGAACCTTGAGAATGCAGAGATTGCTGTCGATGCTTTATCCATATg TATGACCATCAATACACTGGAGATGATGATTCCTCTGGCATTCTTTGCTGCAACAGG AGTGAGAGTTGCAAATGAGCTTGGAGCAGGGAATGGAAAAGGAGCCAAGTTTGCTACTACAGTATCTGTGGTGACATCTGTTATTATAGGACTCTTCTTCTCTATCTTGATTTTGATATTGCATGATAAAATCGGCTACATATTCTCTACTAGCAAACCTGTTCTTGACGAAGTAAACAACCTTTCTCTTCTATTAGCCTTCACAATTCTTCTCAATAGTGTTCAGCCAATTCTATCAG GAGTGGCTGTAGGATCAGGTTGGCAATCATATGTTGCATACATAAACTTGGGTTGCTACTATATTATTGGTTTGCCTCTTGGAATTTTGATGGGGTGGGTCTTCAACCTAGGAGTTATG GGAATCTGGGCTGGGATGATATTTGGTGGCACAGCTACTCAGACATTAATATTGAGCATCATTACCATTCGGTGCGACTGGGAAAAGGAG GCTGAGAGTGCGAAATTGCGTATGACGAAGTGGGCAGATCCAAAACATGAACTGAACTAA